One genomic segment of Hordeum vulgare subsp. vulgare chromosome 2H, MorexV3_pseudomolecules_assembly, whole genome shotgun sequence includes these proteins:
- the LOC123425873 gene encoding uncharacterized protein LOC123425873: MAVSLLANDVSDLFIGKPAMRSLPLSAAAGDLAATVRTGPCAAAAVGPARGAIMGRAGLADVLCLLYSLPDALARPAAALDRPISALLPKDGAGEVRRVDPRSRR, translated from the exons ATGGCAGTGAGCCTCCTGGCCAATGACGTGTCGGACCTCTTCATCGGCAAGCCGGCCATGAGGTCCCTCCCGCTCTCCGCGGCCGCCggcgacctcgctgccacggtccGCACAGggccctgcgccgccgccgccgtcggcccGGCGCGCGGCGCCATCATGGGACGTGCCGGCCTCGCCGACGTCCTCTGCCTCCTCTACTCCTTGCCCGACGCGCTCGCGCGCCCTGCCGCCGCACTCGACCGGCCCATCTCCGCGCTCCTCCCTAAGGACGGCGCCGGCGAGGTCCGCCGCGTAGATCCCCGTTCAAG GAGGTAG